Proteins from one Malaya genurostris strain Urasoe2022 chromosome 2, Malgen_1.1, whole genome shotgun sequence genomic window:
- the LOC131432330 gene encoding zinc finger protein OZF-like — protein sequence MEESSEPNVSFIENKDVPIEIKQEEKEVTFSYDLDPQDVKPYIENDASISEEPPTDIALLGALPGNEEFDIRNPFAEPDDQPDIEKPYECNVCGRRFQKANTLGFHKLKHTNEKRHQCETCDRKFFTRHELTVHLRCHTGERPHVCSTCGNAFTQKCHLIAHVRTHTGERPYKCDVCDKDFILKNHLVQHSRCHTGERPHKCDICGKEYGRFNDLAKHRRSHTGEKPFRCDICGKNFSATNYLARHKRTHTGEKPYRCDLCDKEFQTLRQMTCHRIRHTDDRQHRCDICDKDFYTFHELTLHMRCHTGERPHTCEVCGKTFAQGSHLRVHRRTHDRRIKVLPMPATSVVWSAPVTDTE from the coding sequence ATGGAAGAAAGCAGCGAGCCCAATGTAAGCTTCATCGAAAATAAAGATGTTCCCATCGAGATAAAGCAAGAAGAAAAGGAAGTAACATTTTCTTACGATTTGGATCCACAAGATGTGAAACCATACATCGAAAATGACGCATCCATCAGCGAGGAACCACCTACCGATATTGCATTATTAGGTGCTTTGCCGGGAAACGAGGAATTCGATATTCGTAACCCGTTTGCAGAACCAGATGATCAACCGGACATAGAGAAGCCGTACGAGTGTAACGTTTGTGGCAGAAGATTTCAAAAAGCTAACACTTTGGGATTCCACAAACTGAAACATACCAATGAGAAACGACATCAGTGTGAGACGTgtgatagaaaattttttaccagaCACGAGCTAACAGTACACCTGCGATGTCATACTGGTGAACGTCCTCATGTATGTAGTACATGTGGAAACgcatttactcaaaaatgtcaTCTGATTGCACACGTACGAACACACACCGGAGAACGGCCATATAAATGTGACGTGTGTGATAAGGACTTCATACTGAAGAATCATCTGGTTCAACACAGTCGGTGCCATACCGGAGAAAGGCCGCATAAATGTGACATATGCGGTAAGGAATATGGTCGATTTAATGATCTTGCGAAGCATCGTCGAAGCCACACCGGCGAAAAACCGTTTAGATGTGACATTTGTGGCAAAAACTTCTCTGCAACCAACTATTTGGCTAGACACAAACGTACTCATACTGGCGAAAAGCCATATCGATGTGATTTGTGTGACAAAGAATTCCAAACTTTACGTCAGATGACGTGTCACCGGATCAGACATACCGACGACCGTCAGCATCGGTGCGACATTTGTGACAAGGATTTTTACACGTTCCACGAGCTGACATTGCACATGCGTTGTCATACTGGCGAACGACCGCATACCTGTGAGGTTTGTGGCAAAACATTTGCCCAAGGCAGCCATCTGCGGGTACATCGACGCACACATGATCGCCGAATAAAGGTACTGCCAATGCCAGCAACATCGGTGGTATGGTCGGCTCCCGTTACTGATACTGAGTAA